One Gordonia pseudamarae genomic window, GGGATGACCACCGGCAGGAGCCGGTCGTCCTCGGCCACCACCATCGCGGCGTTCCGGGCGGCCTCGGTCATCGGATCGTTGCGGCCGGGGTCGGCGATGGCGCCCTCGGCGGCCGCATCGTGCACGATGAGCACCCCGCCCGGACGGAGCAGCCGGATCGCCTCGATGACGAAGTCGGGCAGTTCGAGCTGCGGGCCGTCGACGAACACCAGATCGTAGGAGGCGTCGGCCAGCCGTGGCAGCACATCGCGCGGAGCGCCGTTGATGAGCCGGGTGCGGCCGGTGGACACCGAGGCGCCGGCGAAGGATGCCCGGGCGGCGCGGTGGTGCAGCGGCTCGGGATCGATGGTGGTCAGCACCCCGTCGGTATGCATTCCCGCCAGCAGCCACAGGCCGCTGACGCCCGCCCCGGTACCGATCTCGACCACATTGGAGGCGTTGGCCGAGCGCGCGAGAAAGGCCAGCAGCGCACCGGTGGCCGGGCTCACGGTGGTCGCGCCCAGTTCTTCGGCGCGGGCGCGGGCCGCCGCCACGGCGTCGTCCTCGATGATCGCGGACTCGGCGTAGGCCAGCACTGCGGCCGCCGCCTGCGCGGACAAAACGGGGTCAGGTGATTCGCTCACGGTGTCAGCGTAATCGGGTCGTTACCGTCCGCGTCGCAGGGGCGCGCTGATTGTCGGGTGAAAATCGCAGGTGGTGGGCTGTGTAGAACGCTCGCGGCGGTTCCTCAGGGAACACACAGCCATCTCATACGGCGACCACACGCCGATACGACAAGGTTGAACTCGATCGCGAACCGGTGCGGACGATCGGGATCCGGAATATTCCGGTGACCGGGTCGGTTGACCAAGTACCCGCGGTCGCACCACGAGCGTGAACGAAGGGAAAGTGCACCAGCAATGTCTTCATCGCCAGTACCAGCGCCTTACGACGAATCCGCCGAGCAGATTCCGTCCGGCACCGCGGGCTTCGACGCCACGGGCAGCGCGGGACTGATGCCGTCGTGGGAAGAACTGGTGCACGAACACGCCGACCGCGTCTACCGGCTCGCCTACCGCCTGTCGGGCAATCAGCACGATGCCGAGGATCTGACGCAGGAGACGTTCATCCGCGTCTTCCGATCGCTGTCGAGTTACAAGCCCGGCACCTTCGAGGGCTGGCTGCACCGCATCACCACCAACCTGTTTCTCGACATGGTGCGTCGCCGCGGCAAGATCAGGATGGAGGCGTTGCCCGACGACTACGACCGGGTTCCCGCCGACACCCCCGACCCGCAGCAGATCTATGCCGAGGCGAATCTCGATGCCGACCTGCAGAGTGCGCTGGATGCGTTGTCGCCGGAGTTCCGCGCCGCCGTCGTCCTCTGTGACATAGAAGGTCTGTCGTACGAGGAGATCGCCGCTACCCTCGGGGTGAAGCTCGGCACCGTGCGCAGCCGTATCCATCGCGGCAGGCAGGCGATTCGTGATCATCTCGCCGGCAGCGGCCACCTCGACAGCCGTTCGGTGGCGGTGGGGGCCGGCCACTAGGACGGCCCGGGCCCGTACCGCGATCTCCGTCCGTCTCGGGAACCGTGGGCTCGCGGGCGTCGTTGAGAGATTCGGATAGGCTGGCGGCAGTGCGCGCGTCCGATCTCTTGCAGACGGCCGCGATGTCGTGACAGCCGCATCGACGAGACGGAAGGGCAAAGGCATGGACACCGGCAGGAGTCGTCAGGGTTCCGAGGGTTTTCAGAGTCCGCAGTCGCCGCTGGATGCGACCGGTATGCGTCGACGACGCCGTTCCTACTGGAATCCGGCGAGCTGGTCTCCGGGCGGATCGTCGTTCGCCCCGAATCCGTCCTACCGCGCGCCGGGCACCCCCGGCGGTCGCGAGTTCGCCTCCACCGAACACCTGGCCCCGGAGGCCGTCGCCGCGTTCGTCGACGGTGAGCTGGCGATGTCGCCGCATATGCGGGCCGCCCGGCATCTGGGGTTGTGCGCCGAATGCGCCGCCGCGGTGGAAGCCCAGGTCACCGCCCGGACCCGTCTGCGCACCTCCGGCTCCGTCGAGATTCCCGCGTCGTTGCTCGGTCAGCTGTCCCAGATTCCCACCCGCGAGTTCGACGTGCCCCCGGCCGGTGCTGAGGCGCCGCCGGCCGCTTCCGGGTTTCCTGTGCACGACGCGCCGCCCGCACTGGGCGATGTGACCGGTTGGGCCTCACGCCGGTGGGGTCGCTGACAAAGGTGGAACGTATCGACGACAAAGCCGATCACTCGATCGGTCGCCATGTGCCGGTGTCCCGCGAAACCGCCGAGGTGTTCGGCAGACCCGTGGGGGTGGGAGGGTCGTTCGCACAGCGGGGCCACACCGACTCGCGGCCCGCGCCCGCCGTGCGGCCGCCGGACCCGGTGCTCGCGGAGGCATTCGGCCGCCCCGACGGCGAGACCGACAGCCTGCAGCGCGATCCGCTCGCCTCGTACGGCGCGCCGGTCGGCAACCCGAAGCCCGAGGACCCGTGGCGCGACCCCGACAGCGCCCCGGTGCTCGATCATCCCGCCCTGGCCGTCCCAGTGGCCGGTGAGCCGACCCTGGCAGGTCCCAAACTCGGCGTCCGGGACGTGTTGTTCGGCAACCGCATCAGCTGGTGGGCGCTGGCGACGCTGGCGATAGTGGCTCTGCTCATCGGACTGGCCGGCGGCTTGCTGGGCAGGTGGACCGCGGAGGTGGCGGCGCCGCTGCATTCGAACACCGTCGAGCTCAAGCAGTCGGGCGGGGGTGGGGACGCCCCACGTGGCCAGGTGGCTGCCGTGGTCGAGGCCGTCGCCAAGTCGGCGGTGTCCATCGACATCCGCACCGCCAGCGCGTACGCCAATGGTTCGGGCTTCGTCATCGACCCCGAGGGGTACATCCTCACCAACAACCATGTGGTCTCGATGGCCGCGAACGACCGCTCGGCCAAACTCGAGGTGGTGTTCTCCGACCGCACCCGGGTTCCCGCGCGTATCGTCGGCCGCGACATCAGAACCGATCTGGCCGTGATCAAGGTCGACAACGTCAAAGATCTGACGGTGTCCAAGCTCGGCAACAGCGACGACCTGCAGATCGGCGAGGACGTGGTGGCGTTCGGTTCGCCACTGGGTCTGGACCGCACGGTGACCAGCGGTATCGTCAGTGCCAAGAACCGGCCTGTGCCGCTCAAGCCGGATGCCGAGTCCGACACCGATGCGGTGATCGACGCGATCCAGACCGATGCGGCGATCAACCCGGGCAACTCCGGTGGTCCGCTGGTGAACGGCAAGGCCGAGGTCGTCGGCGTCAACACGGCGGGTCTGGTGCCCGGTGGTGGGTCGATCGGTCTGGGATTCGCGATCCCGATCAACCAGGCCTTGCCGATCGCCAAGGCGTTGATCGCCGACGGCAAGGTCAATCATCCGCAGATCGGCATCAACGCCAGTTCGGTTCGCAACGAACGGGTGCTGGGCGCGCAGGTGCGCAACGTGGTCGACGGCGGCGCTGCGGACCGGGCCGGGGTGCGGGAGAATGACGTCATCATCTCGTTCAACAACCGGACCATCGAGAGCGCGGACGAGTTGACGGTCGCGGTGCGCACGGCCACGATCGGCGAGAACGTGCCGTTCACCTACTGGCGCGACGGCCGCACCTTCAAGGGAACCATCACCCCGGGCAGCGACTAGGACGTATCTCCCAATTCTTCCGCCGAGCGCGGCGCAGGGAATCGGGAGACACGCCCTCAGTCCGGACGGGCCGGGCCGGGGTGTTCTCGGTCGGCGGGTACCTTGGGGTGCCGGGTATCGTGGCCGGGTATCTCGGGCCTGCGACCATATCAGGCACACAGCACGTAGGGATGGGCGAATGTTCAGCAACATCGGTTGGGGCGAACTGCTGATCATTCTTGCCGCGGCACTGATCGTGCTGGGTCCCGAACGTCTGCCCGGAGCGGTGTCGTGGACGCTGCGCGCGGTGCGCCAGGCACGCGACTATGCCACCGGCGCCACCAGCCAGCTCAAGGACGAGCTCGGACCGGAGTTCGATGATTTGCACAAGCCGTTGGCACAGCTCAACGAGTTGCGGGGGATGACACCGCAGTCGATCGTCACCAAACATCTACTGGGCGGCGACAGCTCGATCTTCGATGACGTCAAGAAGGGCTTCGATCTGGGCCAGGCCCCCGGGCCCACTTCGACCCCCGGGGCCACTTCGGCCAAGCCCTCGGCGATGCCGGAGCGGGCCGACCGCGCGGGGCGTCCGGACCTGACGAAGGGACCACAGGCGCCCGGGTCGATTCCGCACGACCCGAGCCGCTGGGACGCCACCTGAGGCGTCCCGCCGCCGGGTACGCACCCTGACGGCGCCGGCGGGCGTGTGCCGTCAGAGGAGGTTGGTGGGTTCGGTGTGCCGGGTGGTGTCGATGCCCAGACTCATACCGGCCAGACCACGGCGACGGACGGCCAGTTGCTCGGCGACGGCGCGCAACGCCGACCCGGATGCGGATTCGGGGTGCTCGAGCACGACGGGTGTCCCGGCGTCACCGCCTTCGCGCAGCAGCGGTTCGAGTGGAATCTGGCCGAGTAGCTTGACGGGTGCGCCCACGGCGCGGGTCAGCCGGTCGGCGACCTTCTGGCCGCCGCCGGAGCCGAACGGTTCCATCCGGGTGCCGTCGGGCAGCTCCATCCACGACATGTTCTCGACGACGCCGAGGATCTTCTGGCGTGTCTGCAGGGCGATCGCGCCCGCCCGTTCGGCGACCTCGGCCGCGGCCTGCTGCGGGGTGGTGATGACGAGGATCTCGGCGCCCGGGATCAGCTGGGCGATGGAGATGGCCACATCACCCGTGCCGGGCGGTAGATCGAGCAGCAACACGTCCAGGTCGCCCCAGTACACGTCGGCCAGGAACTGCTGCAGGGCGCGGTGGAGCATCGGGCCGCGCCAGGTGACGGGGGTGTTGCCGTCGGTGAACTGGCCGATGGAGATGAACTTCACGTTATGGCTGATCGGGGGCACGATCATCCGCTCGACCTGGGTGGGTTTGGCGTCGCTGCCGAGCATCCGAGGGACGGAGTGTCCGTAGATGTCTGCGTCGAGCACGCCGACGGACAGGCCGCGGTCGGCCAGCGCCGTGGCCAGGTTGACGGTGATCGACGATTTGCCGACGCCGCCCTTGCCGGAGGCGACGGCGTACACGCGGGTCAGCGATCCGGGCTGGGCGAACGGGATGACCGGTTCGTCCTTGTCGCCCCGGAGCTTCTTGCGCAGCGCCGTGCGCTGCTCGTCGTCCATCACGTCGAGTTCGACCCGCACCTGGCCGACGCCGGGCACGTCGGCGACGGCCTTCTCGACACGGCTGGCGATCTCCGTGCGCATCGGGCAACTGGACGTGGTCAGGTAGATGCCGACGTCGACGCTCAGGTCGTCGGCGATCACCACTGATTTGACCATCCCGATGTCGGTGATGGGTTTGCCCAGTTCGGGATCTGCGACCTTGCTGAGCGCCGAACGGACGGACGACTCGGTGGGGACAACTCCGGTACTCATCGTCTACCAGACTAGGCCATGGGGCCGGGCACCTCGGCCGTGCGGCCGGGACCGCGAGGTCAGCGCGGTACGACGGTGATCGTGGTGGTGGGGGTTCGGGTGCCGGTCGTCGTGGGAGCGGGCCTGGTGCGCGCTGCGTCGCTCTTGGGCGATCCGCTGGTGCCGACCGTTCCACTCTGTTTGGTGGTGCCCTGCTTGGTGGTGCCGACCGTTCCACTCTGTTTGGTGGTGCCCTGCTTGGGTGCGGGGGTGATGGTTTTGGGGGTCACCGACGGCGTGGTGCGCTGACCGGGAACCGGGAGACCGGGGATGGTGATCCCGGGCGGCAGGCACACCCCGCGAACCACGCACTGCTGGGTCGGGGTGGTCGTGCTGGTCGTGCTGGTGGTGGTCGAGGGATCATCGGGTTCGCGGCTTTCCGACGTGGACTTGTCGGTCGATGATCGCCCGGGCTTCTTCTTCGAAGTGGAGGACGTCGGACGTTGTGGTTCAGGGATCGGGTTGGTCGGCAGGACGCCGGTCGAGTAGGCGGTGGCCCAGCTCAGCACGTTGGCCACGTACTCCATCGAGTGGTTGTACCGCAGGACCGCGGCGACCTTGTTGCGTTCGGACATGATGTCGGTGATACCGGCGCAGAGGTAGCGTCCGGCGGAGTAAGTGGCGTCGAAGACGTTGTTGGGGTCGGCTTTGCCGTCGCCGTTGGCATCGCTGCCCCAGGCGGACCAGGTGCTCGGGATGAACTGCATCGGTCCCATGGCCCGGTCGTGGGTGGCGTCACCGTCGATCCGGCCGCCGTCGGTGTCCCGGATCACCTCGTTGCCGGCCAGAGTGCCGTCCAGGACGGGTCCGGCGATGGGATTGATGGTGGTGCCGTAGGCGTCGACGGAACCGTTTCCGGCGTGGTTCGACTCGATATGGCCGATACCGGCGAGCAGGAACCACGGCAGTTTGCACTGCGGGGATTCGGATCCGACCCGGGTGGCGGCGAGCTGGTACGCCTTGAGGACGACACCCGGGATGCCGAGCGGCCCGGACGGCAGGTCGACGGTGGTGCGGAACTGCGGGGCCACACCCGCGCCCGTGGTGGTGACGATGCTGCTGATGGCGGGTGGGGAGAAGCCGGCCAGCGCGGTGACCGGGTCGGCCGAGAGCTCGTAGGCCGGCGTCTCGACCACCGGTCGGACGGGTTCGACGTCGAGCGCGGTGCTGTGCGCACTCGATGAGGCCGCGCCGAGCACCATCGCTCCGACCAGGACTGTTCCGGTACCCACGCCGAGAACTCGGCGGGAGCGACGTCGGCCGGTAGGTCCGCATGATTTCGTGAAGTTC contains:
- a CDS encoding O-methyltransferase, which encodes MSESPDPVLSAQAAAAVLAYAESAIIEDDAVAAARARAEELGATTVSPATGALLAFLARSANASNVVEIGTGAGVSGLWLLAGMHTDGVLTTIDPEPLHHRAARASFAGASVSTGRTRLINGAPRDVLPRLADASYDLVFVDGPQLELPDFVIEAIRLLRPGGVLIVHDAAAEGAIADPGRNDPMTEAARNAAMVVAEDDRLLPVVIPLGKGVLAAAKAG
- the sigE gene encoding RNA polymerase sigma factor SigE; this translates as MSSSPVPAPYDESAEQIPSGTAGFDATGSAGLMPSWEELVHEHADRVYRLAYRLSGNQHDAEDLTQETFIRVFRSLSSYKPGTFEGWLHRITTNLFLDMVRRRGKIRMEALPDDYDRVPADTPDPQQIYAEANLDADLQSALDALSPEFRAAVVLCDIEGLSYEEIAATLGVKLGTVRSRIHRGRQAIRDHLAGSGHLDSRSVAVGAGH
- a CDS encoding S1C family serine protease, which codes for MGSLTKVERIDDKADHSIGRHVPVSRETAEVFGRPVGVGGSFAQRGHTDSRPAPAVRPPDPVLAEAFGRPDGETDSLQRDPLASYGAPVGNPKPEDPWRDPDSAPVLDHPALAVPVAGEPTLAGPKLGVRDVLFGNRISWWALATLAIVALLIGLAGGLLGRWTAEVAAPLHSNTVELKQSGGGGDAPRGQVAAVVEAVAKSAVSIDIRTASAYANGSGFVIDPEGYILTNNHVVSMAANDRSAKLEVVFSDRTRVPARIVGRDIRTDLAVIKVDNVKDLTVSKLGNSDDLQIGEDVVAFGSPLGLDRTVTSGIVSAKNRPVPLKPDAESDTDAVIDAIQTDAAINPGNSGGPLVNGKAEVVGVNTAGLVPGGGSIGLGFAIPINQALPIAKALIADGKVNHPQIGINASSVRNERVLGAQVRNVVDGGAADRAGVRENDVIISFNNRTIESADELTVAVRTATIGENVPFTYWRDGRTFKGTITPGSD
- the tatB gene encoding Sec-independent protein translocase protein TatB, with product MFSNIGWGELLIILAAALIVLGPERLPGAVSWTLRAVRQARDYATGATSQLKDELGPEFDDLHKPLAQLNELRGMTPQSIVTKHLLGGDSSIFDDVKKGFDLGQAPGPTSTPGATSAKPSAMPERADRAGRPDLTKGPQAPGSIPHDPSRWDAT
- a CDS encoding Mrp/NBP35 family ATP-binding protein codes for the protein MSTGVVPTESSVRSALSKVADPELGKPITDIGMVKSVVIADDLSVDVGIYLTTSSCPMRTEIASRVEKAVADVPGVGQVRVELDVMDDEQRTALRKKLRGDKDEPVIPFAQPGSLTRVYAVASGKGGVGKSSITVNLATALADRGLSVGVLDADIYGHSVPRMLGSDAKPTQVERMIVPPISHNVKFISIGQFTDGNTPVTWRGPMLHRALQQFLADVYWGDLDVLLLDLPPGTGDVAISIAQLIPGAEILVITTPQQAAAEVAERAGAIALQTRQKILGVVENMSWMELPDGTRMEPFGSGGGQKVADRLTRAVGAPVKLLGQIPLEPLLREGGDAGTPVVLEHPESASGSALRAVAEQLAVRRRGLAGMSLGIDTTRHTEPTNLL
- a CDS encoding lytic transglycosylase domain-containing protein — its product is MISNFTKSCGPTGRRRSRRVLGVGTGTVLVGAMVLGAASSSAHSTALDVEPVRPVVETPAYELSADPVTALAGFSPPAISSIVTTTGAGVAPQFRTTVDLPSGPLGIPGVVLKAYQLAATRVGSESPQCKLPWFLLAGIGHIESNHAGNGSVDAYGTTINPIAGPVLDGTLAGNEVIRDTDGGRIDGDATHDRAMGPMQFIPSTWSAWGSDANGDGKADPNNVFDATYSAGRYLCAGITDIMSERNKVAAVLRYNHSMEYVANVLSWATAYSTGVLPTNPIPEPQRPTSSTSKKKPGRSSTDKSTSESREPDDPSTTTSTTSTTTPTQQCVVRGVCLPPGITIPGLPVPGQRTTPSVTPKTITPAPKQGTTKQSGTVGTTKQGTTKQSGTVGTSGSPKSDAARTRPAPTTTGTRTPTTTITVVPR